The Callospermophilus lateralis isolate mCalLat2 chromosome 4, mCalLat2.hap1, whole genome shotgun sequence genomic interval CTGTTGGCTTCATTCCCCACTGTTACCAAAACCACAGATGTATTCTAGCAACTAAGACCCCAGGAATAAGTGGCAGGTGCCAAGGTCAGGGTAGATGGGCTACATGTCAAGAATACCTTCCTAATTTgagattattataatttttttacctttatctatctattttttacctttatctatctatttttatgtgtggcCTCACAGGTGCTtggaaagtgctctgccactgagctcagccccagcccaagctttctatttcttgagtgaaTATATAAGCCAGTGTATACAGTAGTCCCACCTCCCTGACGTGCCAGGCAAGCTAGCAGAAAGCAATCCCTCTGTGCACAGCGGCTGCTGTGGTGATTTCCTGGGACCTCGTCAGCCCTTGTGCTCAGGCTGAATGAGCTGGCAGTGGACCCTGTGGAGACAAAGGGCCACACCAACAAAGGGCTGACCACCAACTGCCTCATGCACCAGAAGGAAGTGGAGCCTGGGCCCAGGGCTTGGGGACATCTGAAGACGTCCTACCCACTTGCCTTATTTAGATGTGAATGGTGAAAGCGCTTGGTGCTGGAGCAGAGGTCCCAGCAGCCAGTGGGCCGGGGGTCTCTGGGGAGCCCTGAGGCTGCTGCCTCCACACCCGGAGCTTCCCCTCTGTGCCCCCCCACTTTCTCTGCCAGCCGTGTTCTTCCCAGGCCCCTCTGCCCTCTGCCAGGGCAGCCGCCCCTTGTGCACCAGCATGAGGCCCCTCGGCAGGCCCTGCGAGGCCCAATGTCTGCCCATGGATGCAGGGGCCCAGGACTTGAAAAGTGCCTGGgaaggcagctcatttgtttgtttttgaatgaTTTATCAGAAAAGAAAGAATGCCCAGGAGAGACCACGCCTGCTAGGTGTAAGGTGtcacagagaagaggaagagaagagagggCTTCGGAGCCTGGAGCAGGCTCTGCCAGTGCTCCAGCCGCCTCTCCTGCGCTCCGCACCTGACCACCCAAGGAGGACTGCAACAGACCGGAGCGCTCCTTGGCGCCCACAGCCTGGGCACACCCGGGGCTGGGCCTCCGCTCACCTGACCTCGATGGCAGAGCTGTGCAGAATCTCCCCGTCGCAGTTCCAGGAGCTCCTGGGGGCCGAGCAGCAGGAGGCAGGATTGTCGCAGCACATCTGCCCCAACCCCTGCTTTCCCCTGTCCTTGAGGGTGTGGTCCTCTTCATCCAGGGACCTGGAGGTGAACTGGAATTTCTTCACGCGATAGACTTCAACAAAACTGAAGTCAAACTGCCGGGAGGCGGGGGAAGGGGAAGCAGGGTCCTCACTCACCGAGGGCGACGCCTGCTCCGCGCCCTCGGGCCCAGGGGCCTCCAGTTCCTACGAGCTCCTGGTCCAGCTGTCAGGCAGCCACTCTGAGCCACCCTCTCCAGCTGGTCTGACCACTTAGAGACAGCCACCCAGAACTGCCCTCCCCGGGCACTGGTCAAGCAACACCAAGACTTTGAAAGTCTTAGCCCACCCGCAGGGACCACCACGTCTTAAAGAGCTCTGGTGGTTAACGAGCAGTGCTTTGTAGATTCTTCTGTCCCCTCTTTAATAAGTGCTACTCAAAAGCTGTATAAAAATTACCACTGGACTATATCCAAAACACAATTTAAGCAAAAAGCCAAAATTTCACTAAAATTAAGAGGCTATGGTAAAAAATCCCAGGGCTCCCCCGACTGACCCAGGCCTCCCCCTACTGACTCAGGCCTCCTCTCACTGACCAGGCCTCCCCCGACTGACCCAGGCCTCCCCCGACTGACCCAGGCCTCCCCCGACTGACCCAGGCCTCCTCTCACTGACCAGGCCTCCCCCGACTGACCCAGGCCTCCCTCCACAGACTGCCAGTGCCGGGGGGGTGGCCAGGCAGGGTCTGAACACAGCCCACTCCTGGAGCCCGACTTGGGGGGCCTGCAAGGAGGACCCGGAAGAGCAGCACAGGGAGAAGTTGGGAAATCCGCAGCCTTGAGTTTCTGTGACAAGAGGGACATTTCAAAATGAACTTTATAAGGAGCAACTGACCAGTTTAAAACTGGAGAAAAGCCAAGATCTGTCCTTGCTGCCTTCCTTGGAGCTACACAACGCACTCCTGCAGTGTGGGCCAGGACCACCTCGCGAAGCTCCTCGCCCTCCTGCCGCGTCCACCTGTCCACTGACCTGGTCGTACTGGTTGGTGTGCCTGAGGAGGAATCTCAGGAAGTTGAACCTGGAGCACTTCCGGATGAGGATGAGGTCGAAAGTCCCATCTCCCAGGTGGGCGGCTGGGGACAGGCCTCTAGGGCTCCGGGGACAAGCACAGGACATGTTCGTGGCATTAATGGCCAGAAACTTCCCGCAGATGACATGCCACTCCTCCACCTTCTCTGAAGCAGAAAGAACAGGGCCGATGTCGCCGTGCAGTGGGGCTCAGGGCCGCAGCTACAGCCTGTGCCTTGGGCGCCCTGAGCTTTTACCCTGGTGACGTTCAGCACATTTCTCATGCGACTGCCATCCAAACCAGTAACATCGCCTAGAAAGGGCCACCTGCCCCAGGAAGCTGCACTGACGCTGAACCCGAGGGTCCCCAGCAACTTGTAGGTGGTGATCTAGAGCATGGGTCAGTGAACCACCACCTGATCTAGTCCAGCCGGCCATGTGCCTTTGGCCTGGGAGCTAGGAGTGGCGAAAGATAATAGCAGGGGTCCTGATGGGAGAGCTGGGCGGCATTGGTGAGTCCTTAGCCCTGGTTCGGCCCAGCGCACGTGCAGCTGCGGCCTTCCGGGATGGACGCAGGACCTGCCGTGCTAGACAAGCACGCTCCCACCAAGCCACCGGCCCAGCCCTAACACATGTTGGGGTACGGAATAGAGACCAAGAGCTCAGCTACAGTTAACTGGCTGTGACGAGGCCACTGTCCGCCCCCTCTGTCGGGACTCAATGCTGACCACGGCCTGGTCAAGGTCAGAGGCTCCTGCCAGGCCAGGCGCAGTGCTGACAGTGCCCCTCCTCCATCAGCTCCGAGTCTCTGCCAAACGGCCCCCAGTTGTTCTATGGAAACGATTGGTCTGATCAGCAGGTGCAAGAGATTTGACAGAAGCTGCCACTGAACAGGCCCAGGCGGAGTCTGGGAGCTGGGGACAGTGAGCACTGGGGATGCGGGAGGGAGACGGACACACAGACAGTGGGGAGTTGACTGGTGTTTCCTCGTCGTCTCTGCAGGAAGCACAGCACCTTAGGAAGCAGGTGATGAAAGAGAGTGATCACCCCAGGTGCAGGGCAGCCCAGAAAGCGGGGGGCCAGGTGGCAGAGATGGCCACTGTGGGACGTCGCTGCTGCCATCTAGTGACTGCATGTGCCATCGACCAGAAAAGAGGAAAAGTGGAGATGTGCCCAAGGCAGTGACATGGCCCAGGCTCTGTCCTCGAGGGACTCCTGGGGACATTTCATGACAGGACAGCACGGGCGATGGGACGCGGGCAATGAAGCCCAACCTGGAAAGGGCCAGGGCGACCTCAGCAGCGAAGAAAAGAAGGGGAGCTGAGAGGTGGCTGGGGGTGGGCGCGTGCGCAGTGCAGGGGCCCAGGCTCAGCCCCAGCCGCCAAGGAGAAAGCGCCCGCCAGCTCTGTCCTGCTTTGTCCAGCATGACGAAGAAGGCGGCAGTGTTCTTTAACAAAGACAATAGGGATAATGACATGTTGTGACGGGAAATCCCGGTGTCCGTGAGCAAGGCTTCATGGCGGCAGCAAGCGCAATATCTGCGTGTGGCGTGAGGCAGCTTGAATCGGGGCAAGCCGCGCAGCTGAGACGGAGGACGTCCACAGAGGAGGTCCCCCAGGCCTCAGGCCCGCTGCAGGAAAGCCAGAGACACAGGCCCGGGGAACAGGAAAGAAGAGCTGGGAGAGGAGGGCGTGGGCACCGGGGAGGATGGGGTGGGGGACTGACCGGAGTCCGGCGGGCCGCGCAGGGCTTGCTCCTGCTCCAGCTGCTGCCTGCTCTGCCTGCACACCAGGCATCTGAAAGACAGAGCCGTCACTGTCACCCTCTCCAGCGGGGAGAGGAGCTGGCCGAGGGTGGAGCCTGGCGCCCACGGTCAGGTGCAGCTCTCTTCCCGGGACGCACAGTTCAGTTCAAGGCCGACTGAACATATTTCTTTGGCGTGCCAACTTGGATTCCCCAAGTTAGACTGCTGCTGAAGTTTGGCTTCTGAAGTTCACCAGCGTCCTGCGCCGAGGCGCGCTCACATCCCACAGGGTGCGCTCACATCCCACAGGATGCGGGGCACGGCGCCCGCGGCTCCCTTGCTGGGCGGCTCCAGCTGCGCCAGCGCCCACGGCGGTGGAGTCCCACGGAGAACTCGCCTGGAGCTGGGCACTCAGGCCAGTCCCTGAGGGGCACTCGTCCCAGCCAAGAGCAGCAGACAGGCAGCTCTGAGCCCTCAACCCGGATGCGGTCGCCACCCAGGTGCGCACTGGGTGCTGCTGGGCTACACAGCAGCCAGAGGCTGTGGACACTGGTGGCATTGGCAAGGCTAGACCCTCTGACTCAGTGGCCTCGGACTCCTCGCTCACAGGCGGGGACGTGGGATGGTCATTCAAGGACTGTGTGTCCTCCAGAGCGTCACCGTCTCCTAGCCTCCAGCAGCACAGGTGGCCAGGCAGACACACGCTGTGCTGTCACTGGGGTGGCCACGCAGCCGGGTCTGCACCGTCAAGGTTTCCTGGGGTCCTGGCCTTCCCTCTCCTGGGCCTCTTCTCCCCCAGAGCCGCCTGGTCCGCCCCTTTCCCTGCCTTCTGAGGGGCCGGGGGACTGGCCAGGGCTCCTGATCAGGGGAGAGCTCCCATTGTGGAGCCGGGCAGAGTGGACCAGGGTCTTGCCAGGGGTGGGGACCAGGGCTGCTGAGACAGTTCCATCAGACCAGCCTTGCCAGCAGTCCCTCCCTGTGCCGGAGCGCACACGCCCAGCTATGGATGAGACAGCTGCCCGTGTCCTTTCCTGCCTGCTCTgctcatccccagcccctggagggGCCAGGGAGCTCCACCAGGACCAGACAGTGTGGCCATGAGCCTCGTTGTCACACCGCCCTGGGGCCCAGCATGCAGGGACCCTCTCCTGACATCCTGCCTGGCCAGGTGTCCCAGGTGCACAGGGCCAGGGGAGGCAGGAGCCGGCCCTCAGAGCCTTAGGCCTCCACACCCTGCTCTCGCCCACAGAAACCAGCGTCTTCCTAGGCGTCCAGCTCCTACGGAACAAACCCCAGCCCAGGCCCCGTTTCACCTCAGGAGCAACAGAAAGACATGGAGGTGTGCTTACCCTGACCGGCAGGGCTTCGGATCCCGTGGGGATCCCGTGGTGTGCTGGGCTGGGAGGAAAGACACTGTCCCTTCGTAGCAGTGATGTGAGAGAAAGGTCTTCAAACCTGGGGACAGAGTGTGGCCAAGAGAGAACGTCGCAGGTCATTGCCTGGCTGCGACTGCGACTCAGCTGTGGAAGCCAGGGAGGAAAGGGAGCTCCCGGAGGCCACCGGAGGGAACCGCAGGGGCTTGGCCCTGCACATCTGGGCAGGGACAGAGGTCAGGGCTGTGGCCCTTCCATGCTAGCAAGGCAGGGTCTTCGTGTCACTGCCCTGCAGGGCCTCCATGATGTGGCCTGCAGGTCCCAGTGGCCTGGGTCCTTGTCTCCCCACTTCAAAGTGGTCAGCAGTGTCCCCCCTCCAGGTTTGGCCCCTGCCAGAGGCACCCACCATACGTGTGACAGCCTGGAAGGCTCAGGGCAAGGGCCAGGGCAGCTGTCCTGTGGGTGCTGTCCACGGTGCTGCCTGCAGTCCTGGCTCTCCAGCGCTGGGCAAAACCCCTGGAGGGGGCCCGGGAAGCCGGAGCAGGCCAGCAGGGAGAGGCAGTGGGTGCGAGGGGCCTGGGGGGAGCCGGGCACGGGGGACAGGTGTATCCTGCAAGGGTGACATCACACCTCCTTTTCTGCTGCTGAGCCCAGTACAGGCCTGCATGGCCACAGTGTCCAGCCCACACATGCTGTGGTGTGATGCTGGCCTCGGGAGCCACTGGGGGCTCCACCTCTCCTGATCCCCAACACACTGACCTCCAACTTCCACACAGTGCCCAGGCCACCTCCACAAGCCCTCACCCACAGACCCCAGCAGCCTGGGCCGCTCCACGGCTTGCCACCCACCCTTTTGTGCTTGTCCTGTTTGGCTTGCACCTGGCGGGGGCTGGGCTCGGGGAACATGCCCAGGATCATCTGCTCCGTGAGAAACAGCTTCCCAGGTGGCCCTGCAGGGGCTCGTGCCATTCTGCATGGTGGCCCTGGCTTCTCTCCCTGCTCCCCTGTAGGCCCCATGAGATGTCCAGTGTCCAAGGCCTTAAGGTGAGCAGCCTGGCATGTGTGTCCCTCACTAAGGCACAGGGTGCAGCCAGACTCCTGCAGGGTGCTTTGGGGACAGCCGCCTCACGGCACCAGCCACCTCTGTGGCAGCCGCATTGAGCCTGGGTGTCCCCACTTCTGCCCCCGCTAAACCTCCAGGTGTAGGATGGCACCTGCCCACTCAGCTCCACCTCCCCCAGGCTCTGCCAGACGACAGGACTTCAACCTCACAGCAGCTGAACGCAAACCCACTCGCTCCAGACTCTCAGGGCTAAAGCCGGGCCACAGGGGTGGGACATGAGACTAGGGCAGGGACTGTGCTgaggggctgggggaggggcagccTGCTGAGCCAGCCACCTGCTCCACAAGGGCAGCCAGGAACAGGTTGGCCCTTCATGGAGATTCTCGCGGCTTTTCTGATTTCTCAGGACTCCTTTCCTTAACGGAGGTCGGGTGAGGAGTAGCCTTAGCCCTTCACGCCATGCTACAGTCTCTAGGCTGCGCAAAACCACCAAGTCACTCTCCTTCCCCTCAGGAGGAAGAGCCAGGCCCTGGGGTCTGGGATATCCCATCCACCTGAATGCAGTGGGGACCAGATAAGTGACAGTCACTACATACAGCACAGGAACTCAGCCGGATGCTTGAGGAGTACAAccttaaatccctcaaagtccctCTTTTCTGCATTTGAAAGCTGCACCCACCTCCAGAAGCCGGCAGCACCAACTTCTGTTTCCTGTTCATTCCAGCTGTGTGAGCAGGTGACAGGGTCCCCAGGGAGCCTGGTAGACATGCTGTTCCCACACCTGCATGGGGGTCTCAGGGTGGCCCCAAGCTCTGGGTTCTAACGAGCTGCCAGGGGACACTGATGGCCACCCAGTCTGAGAGCCGAGACCTGCAGGAGGGTGGCCACTCAGCCCTGTGGTGCCCGTGTTCTCAGCTGTGACATGGCAGCGAAGCCCCGGCGCGCCAGGCCTGTGCAGGGGGAGCCGGGGCGCCCGGCCTGGGGAGCAGGCGCAGCCTCAGAGGCAGGCTCTCACCTGTCCTGCTCAGGGGCACGTCCTGGGCAGGAGAGCCCGCCTGGCCAGTGCTCCAGTGACTGGAATGGACTCTTTCCTCCTAGGACTCTCACTCGAGCCATCCCTGTGGGCTGGCCGCCCTGTGCAGACACCTGTGCTGGGTCCAGGAACAGGATCACACAATCCAGGGCCAAGTCCAGGCCTCACACTTCCAGCTACAGGAAGCCGAGGCCCGTGAGCTCCGTCTGCACGGGCGGCCTCGCTCGGGGCTGGCCATTAAATCAGACCCCTTAGACTCAGTCGGCATTCGGCTCAGCACGCTCTTCTGAGTTACCTGAAAAGTCGTATCTGGCAGGCCCCATCCACCGCTTCTTCTCACTGTCCTCAATCAAGTCCCCATAGAAGCCGTAGCCCAGCAGGGACACTGAGTACCGCAGCAGCATGTTGTTGTGGTGCACCGAGGACACGTCCATGGACAGCGAGTCC includes:
- the Cerk gene encoding ceramide kinase isoform X2, encoding MGQPCAFTVHCVKRARRHRWKWAQVTFWSTDEQLCHLWLQTLRELLERLTSRPKHLLVFINPLGGKGQGKQIYERKVAPLFMLASITTEVIVTERANQAKETLCEVSMDKYDGIVCVGGDGMFSEVLHGLIERTQRSAGVDQNQFCAKLVPSPLRIGIIPAGSTDCVCYSTVGTNDAETSALHIVVGDSLSMDVSSVHHNNMLLRYSVSLLGYGFYGDLIEDSEKKRWMGPARYDFSGLKTFLSHHCYEGTVSFLPAQHTTGSPRDPKPCRSGCLVCRQSRQQLEQEQALRGPPDSEKVEEWHVICGKFLAINATNMSCACPRSPRGLSPAAHLGDGTFDLILIRKCSRFNFLRFLLRHTNQYDQFDFSFVEVYRVKKFQFTSRSLDEEDHTLKDRGKQGLGQMCCDNPASCCSAPRSSWNCDGEILHSSAIEVRVHCQLIQLFARGIEETPQQERCS